TTATGGATACACTCAGTTTTTATTAAATATTTATTTCTTTAAAAAAATAACTAAAAATGAAAAATAAAATAATTTTTGTCTTGTTAATGAGCTTCGGATTATTAAATATTCTGACCTCATGTTTTTCAATGCCTGAAAAAGCTCAGCCAGTCAATCAGTTTGATGTCAACAGGTATTTAGGAACATGGTATGAAATAGCAAGATTTGATTATCGGTTTGAAAAAGATCTTGATAATGCGATGGCTCAGTACAGTCTTAATGAGGACGGAAGCGTAAATGTAATGAACAGTGGATATAATTTTAAAAAGAACAAATGGGTTTCAGTAAATGGTAAGGCTAAATTTAGAGGAGAAAAAAATATCGCAGCTTTGAAAGTGAGTTTTTTCTGGCCTTTTTATGCCGGATATAACGTAGTTGCACTTGAGGATTATAAATATGCATTGGTTGCCGGAAAAAATTTAGACTATCTGTGGATTCTTTCCCGCGAAAAAAATATTCCTGAAAATATCAAACAACGTTTCATCAACAAGGCTCAGGAGATCGGCTACGATACCTCAAAGCTTATCTGGGTGAAACAGGATAAAGAAAGTCCGTTTGACAAATAGATGATCAATTAATTTTAAATTAAACTTATGCTTAAAATACAGGCACAATCAAAAATCCCTACAGATTATGGATTATTCACGATGTATGCATTTTCAGAAAATGAAGAAAACTGGAGCCCTCATTTGGTTTTAGTGGCGGATAATACTGATTTTAATAAGGTAGTCAATGTCCGTTTTCACTCAGAATGTATTACAGGAGAAATTTTTCACTCCAAAAAATGTGAATGTGGACAACAGTTGGATACTGCTATGAAATATATATCAAATAATGGAGGAGTAATTATCTATCTGCGTCAGGAAGGAAGAAATATCGGAATCATTAACAAACTGAGGGCTTATGAGCTTCAGGAACAGGGCTGGGATACCGTTGAAGCTAATTTAAAACTGGGGTTCCCTGCAGATGGAAGAAACTTTGATATTGCAGTTGAAATGTTGGGTATCTTAAATATAAAAGAGATCAATTTATTAACGAATAATCCCGATAAAATCAAAGCTGTAGAGAATAGCGATATCATTCTCAACAGCAGAATTCCTTTGGAAATTGATTCTAATGAAGTGAATGAAAGCTATCTCGTTAAGAAAAAGAACTATTTCGGGCATCTCTTTGAAAAAATATAGCAGGCTTAATACCTGTAAAACAGGGATCTATATATTTAAGGATTTCTTTTAAGATTTTTTTAACAGAATAATTCTTCTTTAGGCATAATGATTGTTTATTTATATACCAATTACTAAAATATTATATTATGAACAATTCAGATTACAACAAAGCGGAAAATGCAGTAGACCAAACAAAAAATTCTTTAAAAAATGCAGCTGATGAAGCAAAATGGAAGATCAGCGACTTAGCAGATAAAGCTAAAGATTATATCAATGAAAAAAGAGATAATGATCAGGAAGCTACTCAGGAAGACTGGCTGGATCGAGTAAAATCAAATGTTTCTGATGCTTGGGAAGATATTAAAGATAAGGCCGATGAAGCATGGGAAAAGACAAAAGATGCCGCTGAAGATGTAAAAGCAGAATGGAAAAAGAAAACCAATTAAAGTTAGTTTAATAGATGACCAGAATTTTTAAAGTTCTGGTCATTTTTATCATCACGAACGAATTTTAGTTTACTAATATTCTATATGGTTGATTTTATATAGATAATGTTCATATCAGAATGAATAGAGAATGTTTTCATCGATATTCATCTGGTATATTGTTTTTTACAAGGTATTTTTTTTCTGAAATTTTGAACGTTTTTCTTAAAATAGGATCAACAATCCCAATCCCTGTGCAAGGGATTTTTTTTGATGTAAAATGTGGTATGGAATTCTTAAGGATTATCCTTTAAAAATTACTGCTTTTCGAAATATTGTGAGTATTTTTGAAGCTAAAGTATCCGTAACTAATTATTGATTTTAATTTGTATGATTTTAATTGTTGATGACAACCAAAGTAACCTTTATTCACTTCAAAAATTACTTGAATCTAAGGATTTTCAGGTAGAAACGGCCGGCTCTGGTGAAGAGGCTCTTGGTAAAGCACTGAAGAATGACTATGCCTTAATTATTTTAGATGTTCAGATGCCGGATATGGATGGCTTTGAAGTTGCGGAAACACTTGCAGATTACAGCAAAACTAAAGATGTTCCTATTATATTTTTATCCGCTGTCAATACAGATAAAAAATTTATAACCCAGGGCTACGCTTCGGGGGGTAAAGATTATGTAACCAAGCCGGTAGATCCTGAAATTCTTCTGCTTAAAGTAAAAACATTCTATAATCTTCAGGAGAAGAATCTTGAGATGAAAAAAACACAGCAGAATCTTGAGCTTGAAGTGAAAGGAAGACGCGAATCTCAGGTTACCATGAAATCTCAGATCGATCATTTTCACCTGATGCTAGAGTCACTTCCTCAGATTGCATTTACCCTTAATGAAGACGGAATCGTTGATTTTGTTAATGGTAAATGGTACCAGTATTCTGAAGAGGAACAGGTTTTTCCTGAGACACATCCTGATGATCATGATATCATAGAAGAATTGCAGCGATGTAGAAAAAAAGGAAAAGCTCTTGAATTAGAGATCAGAATTAAAAATATAGTTTCAGGTAATTACCGTTATCATTTGCTGAGAATAACTCCGGTATATGATGAAAATCGTATCAAAAACTGGGTAGGAACTTTTACTGATATTGATGATCAGAAAAAAGTAGAAAAGGAAAAAGATGAATTTTTAAGCATCGCAAGCCATGAATTAAAAACTCCTTTAACCAGTATTAAAGCATACGTTCAGCTATTGGAAAGAAAGCTGAAATTAGATAAAGAAAGTCCGGAAGCAGGATTTGTTACAAAAGTTCAGGGGCAGATTGAAAAGTTAAATACCCTTATCACCGATCTTCTGGATGTATCGAAAATTGAAAATGGAAAACTGAAGATTAATAAAAAGCCCGTTAATCTTGAAAGTGTAATCAGTAATGCGGTCGAAACAATATTACAGACCCATGATGAACGGGAGGTAAGAATTGATCGTCACGGAACAAAACCAGACATTTTAATTCCATTGGATGAGATCCGTATCGAGCAGGTACTGATTAACTTTCTGACGAATGCTATTAAATATTCCCCGAAGAATAACCAGGTGATTGTGACCACCTTTGTAGATGATGAAGCCCAGGAAGTAAGAGTAAATGTGACTGATTTTGGGATTGGAATCCCCGATTTTAAACAGGATGCAGTATTCAAAAAATTCTATCGTGTAGAAGAGTCTTCATTGCAGTTCCAGGGAATGGGAATCGGCCTGTTTATATGCGCTGAAATCATTAAGCAGCATCATGGAAATGTTGGCGTTTCAAGTATTGTAGATGAGGGGTCTACATTTTATTTTACCCTACCTTTAAATTAATTTTCATGCCGAAAAAAATTATACGAAATCTTCAATTTGGAATAGGTCTTTCACTTCTGATCTTAATAGCCAGCTCAGTGGCCTCATACTGGAGTATTCAGAATCAGATGAACCATCGTGAAAGCCTTTCCCAAAGCAGACGTTCTGTAACAGCAGTTAAAGATGTTCTGGTGGCCCTGCTGGATGCGGAAACAGGAAACAGAGGGTATCAGCTTACCGGAAGGGAAGACTTTCTGGAACCATATAAGCGTGGAGTAAGAGAATATTCTAAAGCTTTGGTCCTGGCAGAATCACTTGGAGTAAAGGATAAGAACCAGCAGGAAAGACTGGCCGGATTAAAAATAGCAGTCGGCCAAGTGATGGATAATCTGAAAAATTTGGTGGAAAGCAGACGAAGAGGAATTGTGATGACCCAGCAGCAGATTGTTACTGGTAAAGCTTATATGGACGAGTGCCGTAAAATTGTAAGAGATTTTGTGCAATATGAAGAGAATCAGGTTGAAATCAAAAATAAAGATTTAGCACGTTCATCAGAAACAACAGTTCTGTTCATTGTTTTTTCTGCATTGGCAGCAGTAGTGGTAACTGCATTCTTCTATTTTAAAATGCGTGCAGATCTCATCCGGAGAGATGAACTTGAGAAAATGCTCAGAGATAAAGATCAGGAAATGACAAGGCGTGTAAGTGCTATTCAAAAAATAGCAAACAGAGTGGCCAATGGTGATTATAGTGAAAAAGCAGTAGATAATGCTGAGGATGATCTCGGAGACCTTGTGGAATCTCTTAATCATATGACCGAATCCCTTAAAATATCTTTTGATAAAATTAATAAAAGCGACTGGCGTCAGAAAGGACTTGCTTTAATGAATGAATCCCTCGTAGGAAATAAATCTGTAAAGGAAGTTTCTGATAAAGCTTTATATCAGTTGATTAAATATGGAAATTGCATCAATGGTTCATTATATCTTTTTGATGAAGGGGTTCTAAAGCTTAATAAAGCATTTGGACTAGAAGCCAATATGAAAAGAACTTTTGATCCCGGAGAGGGAATGGTAGGGCAGGCTTTCATGAATGCTAAAACGCAGGTATACAATAATCTTCATGAAGATGATTTTGTAGTAACTTTTGCCAGCAGTACCATTAAGATCTATGGAATAGTTCTGATACCGGTTTTCGCAGATGGACATGCAATAGGAGTTATTGAATTGGGATCTACCTCTAATTTTGATGAAGACCGAATCAGCTATTTTGAAGAATGCTCTGTGAATATAGGAATTGCTCTGAATTCTGCTAAAGGAAGAGAAAAAGAGCAACAGCTCCTGGAAGAAACCCAGGCACAGTCTGAAGAATTACAGGTACAGCACTCTGAACTTGAAAATCTCAATACTGAATTGGAAGCTCAGACCCAAAAACTTCAGGCCTCGGAAGAAGAATTAAAAGTACAGCAGGAAGAATTAATGCAGGCCAATGCGGAACTGGAAGAACGTTCGCGATTGCTGGAAGAAAAAAATCATTTAATTGCAGAACGGAATAATGAGATTCAGAAAAAAGTAGAGGAGTTGGCACTCAGTACCAAGTACAAATCTGAATTTCTGGCCAATATGTCCCATGAATTACGTACCCCTCTTAATTCAATCCTTCTTTTATCAAGGTTAATGGCAGAAAATCCGGAGGAAAACCTTAATGAAGATCAGGTGGAATCTGCTAAAGTTATTCAAAGTTCAGGAACAAGTTTATTGACGTTAATAGATGAAATTCTTGACCTCGCAAAAATAGAATCCGGCAAAATGACCCTGGAATATCAGGAGGTGGTTATTGAAGATATCGTAAAAGATCTGAAAAACCTTTTCAGTCCTGTATTTCAGGAGAAAATGCTTCCATTCAATATTCAGATAGATTCAAACGTCCAGAAAGTGATTGAAAGTGACCGTCTCCGAATTGATCAGGTGTTAAGAAATCTATTTTCTAATGCGTTAAAATTTACAACAAAAGGAAGTATTGATCTTCATATCAAAAAGCATTTTGAAAAGCCTGAATTTATTATATTTTCAGTAAAAGATACAGGTATCGGAATCCCAGAAGACAAGCAAAAAATTATCTTTGAAGCTTTTCAGCAGGCTGATGGATCTACAAAAAGGAAATTTGGAGGTACCGGACTCGGACTTTCAATAAGTCGTGAAATTGCAAGGCTTTTAGGAGGTGAATTGACTCTGAAAAGTGAAGTGAATAAAGGCAGTGAATTCAGTTTTACTATTCCTGTACATCCCGTAACTGAAATTGCTCATTCCGAAACTGATCAGGATCTGGTAGAGATTATCCGTGAAGACGTTGAAGAAATTCAGAACATTCTTGATGAGGGGGAAGTTGTTCCGTTGAACACGCTGGAAATTCCTGATGATGTAGAGGATGACAGAGAGAATATTCAGGAAGGAGATAAGATTATCCTGATTATTGAAGATGATACTAATTTTGCAAAAGCTTTATTAAAATATGCTCATTTACAAGACTATAAAGGTATTGTGGTCGTAAGAGGAGATTATGCTCTTCCAGCAGCTCAGCAATATCATCCTCATGCGATTTTACTGGATGTTCAGCTTCCTGTAAAAGATGGTTGGGAAGTAATGGATGAATTGAAGTCGGATCCTTATGTGAAGCATATTCCGGTCCACATGATGTCTGCCCTGCATGTGAAAAAAGAAAGTCTCATGAAAGGAGCTGTTGATTTTATCAATAAGCCGGTAGCGCTTGATAGAATGACTGATGTGTTCAGGAAAATTGAAGAAGCATTACAAAAAGGGCCTCAAAAAGTTTTGATTGTTGAAGAAAATGCCAAACATGCCAATGCATTATCCTATTTTCTGAGTAATTTTAATATTTCTTTATCGGTGGAACACACTGTTGAAGATAGTGTAAAAGTATTGACTTCAAACCTTGTTGATTGTGTAATTCTGGATGTTGGAAGTGCAAAAGGAAATGATTACCATATCATTGAGTCAATTAAAAGTTATGAAGGACTGGAGAATCTCCCGATCATTATTTTTACTGAGCATCATTTATCTAAAGAAGAAGAGCTCAAAATAAAACAGTATGCCGATTCCATTGTCGTAAAAACAGCACATTCTTATCAGAGAGTGTTGGATGAAGTAGGGCTATTCTTACATCTGGTAGAAGAGAAAAATGGCTCTGCTGAAAATAACAGAGGCCGAATGCTGGGTTCTTTAACAGAAGTTCTGAGTGGTAAAAAAATATTGATTACTGATGATGATGTACGTAATATTTTTTCTTTAACCAAAGCCCTGGAAAAGTATAAAGTTGAAGTAATTGTGGCGATGGATGGGAAGCACGCTCTGGAACAAATAAACCAGAATCCAGATGTAGATGTGGTTTTGATGGATATGATGATGCCGGAAATGGACGGTTATGAAACCATTAAGGAATTAAGAAAAATGCAGGCATTTAAAAAGCTGCCTATTATAGCCATTACTGCCAAATCTATGATTGGAGAACGTGAAAAATGTATTACAGCAGGAGCTTCAGACTATATCTCAAAACCAGTAGATATTGATCAGTTATTATCACTCCTTCGTGTTTGGTTGTATGAAAGTTAAACAGATAAAATTCTGATGAATAAGAAAATCTTAATCGTGGATGATGACCCACGCAACATATTTGCATTGAAATTAACTCTTAAAGCGCGTGGATATACCGTTGAGTCCTGTACAATGGCTCAGGAGGCTTTAGAAACCCTGAAATCGGGTTCCCAGTCTTATATTGTTCTGATGGACATGATGATGCCGGGAATAGATGGCTATGAAGCAGTCAGGATGATAAGAAATACTTCAGAAATCAAACATATTCCTGTAATTGCAGTTACTGCACAGGCAATGCCTGAAGACCGTCAGAAATGTTTGGAAGCAGGAGCAGATGATTATGTTTCAAAACCGATTGATGTAGATCTTTTAATAATGGCAATAGAAAAAATTTCATAGATGCTGGAACCAAGTATCGTAAAAGATGAAGAAATAGAATATCTCATCAGAGATGTTTATGATCTGTATGGCTATGATTTTTCTGGCTACAGCAGAGCTTCTTTTAAAAGAAGAGTAAACCGTATATGCCTCCTGGACAGGTTTACAAGCTTTGCAGAGCTCAGATACACCATTATAAATGATGCTGAATATTTAAAACGTTTTGTAGAGGAAGTTACAGTGAATGTTACGGAAATGTTCAGAGATCCCTCTTTTTTTAAAACCTTACGGGAGAAAATATTACCT
This region of Chryseobacterium culicis genomic DNA includes:
- a CDS encoding lipocalin family protein codes for the protein MKNKIIFVLLMSFGLLNILTSCFSMPEKAQPVNQFDVNRYLGTWYEIARFDYRFEKDLDNAMAQYSLNEDGSVNVMNSGYNFKKNKWVSVNGKAKFRGEKNIAALKVSFFWPFYAGYNVVALEDYKYALVAGKNLDYLWILSREKNIPENIKQRFINKAQEIGYDTSKLIWVKQDKESPFDK
- the ribA gene encoding GTP cyclohydrolase II gives rise to the protein MLKIQAQSKIPTDYGLFTMYAFSENEENWSPHLVLVADNTDFNKVVNVRFHSECITGEIFHSKKCECGQQLDTAMKYISNNGGVIIYLRQEGRNIGIINKLRAYELQEQGWDTVEANLKLGFPADGRNFDIAVEMLGILNIKEINLLTNNPDKIKAVENSDIILNSRIPLEIDSNEVNESYLVKKKNYFGHLFEKI
- a CDS encoding response regulator: MILIVDDNQSNLYSLQKLLESKDFQVETAGSGEEALGKALKNDYALIILDVQMPDMDGFEVAETLADYSKTKDVPIIFLSAVNTDKKFITQGYASGGKDYVTKPVDPEILLLKVKTFYNLQEKNLEMKKTQQNLELEVKGRRESQVTMKSQIDHFHLMLESLPQIAFTLNEDGIVDFVNGKWYQYSEEEQVFPETHPDDHDIIEELQRCRKKGKALELEIRIKNIVSGNYRYHLLRITPVYDENRIKNWVGTFTDIDDQKKVEKEKDEFLSIASHELKTPLTSIKAYVQLLERKLKLDKESPEAGFVTKVQGQIEKLNTLITDLLDVSKIENGKLKINKKPVNLESVISNAVETILQTHDEREVRIDRHGTKPDILIPLDEIRIEQVLINFLTNAIKYSPKNNQVIVTTFVDDEAQEVRVNVTDFGIGIPDFKQDAVFKKFYRVEESSLQFQGMGIGLFICAEIIKQHHGNVGVSSIVDEGSTFYFTLPLN
- a CDS encoding response regulator, yielding MPKKIIRNLQFGIGLSLLILIASSVASYWSIQNQMNHRESLSQSRRSVTAVKDVLVALLDAETGNRGYQLTGREDFLEPYKRGVREYSKALVLAESLGVKDKNQQERLAGLKIAVGQVMDNLKNLVESRRRGIVMTQQQIVTGKAYMDECRKIVRDFVQYEENQVEIKNKDLARSSETTVLFIVFSALAAVVVTAFFYFKMRADLIRRDELEKMLRDKDQEMTRRVSAIQKIANRVANGDYSEKAVDNAEDDLGDLVESLNHMTESLKISFDKINKSDWRQKGLALMNESLVGNKSVKEVSDKALYQLIKYGNCINGSLYLFDEGVLKLNKAFGLEANMKRTFDPGEGMVGQAFMNAKTQVYNNLHEDDFVVTFASSTIKIYGIVLIPVFADGHAIGVIELGSTSNFDEDRISYFEECSVNIGIALNSAKGREKEQQLLEETQAQSEELQVQHSELENLNTELEAQTQKLQASEEELKVQQEELMQANAELEERSRLLEEKNHLIAERNNEIQKKVEELALSTKYKSEFLANMSHELRTPLNSILLLSRLMAENPEENLNEDQVESAKVIQSSGTSLLTLIDEILDLAKIESGKMTLEYQEVVIEDIVKDLKNLFSPVFQEKMLPFNIQIDSNVQKVIESDRLRIDQVLRNLFSNALKFTTKGSIDLHIKKHFEKPEFIIFSVKDTGIGIPEDKQKIIFEAFQQADGSTKRKFGGTGLGLSISREIARLLGGELTLKSEVNKGSEFSFTIPVHPVTEIAHSETDQDLVEIIREDVEEIQNILDEGEVVPLNTLEIPDDVEDDRENIQEGDKIILIIEDDTNFAKALLKYAHLQDYKGIVVVRGDYALPAAQQYHPHAILLDVQLPVKDGWEVMDELKSDPYVKHIPVHMMSALHVKKESLMKGAVDFINKPVALDRMTDVFRKIEEALQKGPQKVLIVEENAKHANALSYFLSNFNISLSVEHTVEDSVKVLTSNLVDCVILDVGSAKGNDYHIIESIKSYEGLENLPIIIFTEHHLSKEEELKIKQYADSIVVKTAHSYQRVLDEVGLFLHLVEEKNGSAENNRGRMLGSLTEVLSGKKILITDDDVRNIFSLTKALEKYKVEVIVAMDGKHALEQINQNPDVDVVLMDMMMPEMDGYETIKELRKMQAFKKLPIIAITAKSMIGEREKCITAGASDYISKPVDIDQLLSLLRVWLYES
- a CDS encoding response regulator — encoded protein: MNKKILIVDDDPRNIFALKLTLKARGYTVESCTMAQEALETLKSGSQSYIVLMDMMMPGIDGYEAVRMIRNTSEIKHIPVIAVTAQAMPEDRQKCLEAGADDYVSKPIDVDLLIMAIEKIS